The Phycisphaeraceae bacterium genome segment CTGAAGCGCCGGCCCCATCCGACTGGTCGGTCGCCCCGCCCTCACAGTGGGTGTGGGTTGATCCGCGCGACGTGGTGATTCTGCCCGATTGAAGCCCTGGGGCGGCCGGGATGAATCCGACGAGGCGTTACCCGATCTTGACATCCCCCCGCGCGGGCCTATTGTTCGCGGTGCGCCCCTGCGGGGGTGTGGGACGTGTTTTTCATCGCAGTTTCCCGAATCCACCGAGGTGGAGCAATGCCTCGTCAGACTACGTTGGCCAAGCCCGGAGACGTCACGCCCCAGTGGCGGCATTTCGATGCCGATGGGCAGGTGCTGGGCCGGCTCGCCACCCGTATCGCCACCGTGCTCATGGGCAAGCACCGTCCGGAGTACACGCCCCACGTTCTCACGGGCGACATGGTGGTCGTCACCAACGCCGAGAAGGTCGTGATGACGGGCAAGAAGCTCGATCAGCGCGTCAAGACGCGATACAGCAACTACCCCGGCGGCCTGAAGGTGGAGACGTTCCGTCAGGTGCAGGCCAAGCACCCCCAGCGCCTCATCGAGGACGCCGTGCGCCGCATGGTGCCCAAGGGGCGGCTGGGCAAGAAGATCATGGGTCGGCTGAAGGTCTACGCCGGTCCGCAGCACCCCCATCAGCCGCAGCAGTTGATCGCCTCGAACTGACCGCCCGCGTGTGAAGCACCGTCATGAGTGACTCGACCGCCACCGTCGCCGCCCTCGCGCCTCGTATCAAGTCCGGCCCGGATCGTCAGGGCTGGTTCCGCGGCACCGGACGCCGCAAGACCGCCGTCGCCCGCGTGCGCATCAAGCCCGGGGCGGGCGCGATCCAGATCAACGAACGCGAACTCGACAAGTTCTTCACCGAGGATCGTGATCGCAAGAACATCCTCGCGGTGCTGGAGAAGACCGGCACGCACGGCAAGGTGGACGTGCAGGCCCAGGTGCATGGCGGCGGATTCACCGGACAGGCCGGCGCCATCGTGCTGGGGCTGGGCCGGGCGCTGAAGCGATACGACCAGTCGCTGGAGTCGATCCTCCGCGACAACGGCTTCCTGACCCGCGACTCGCGCGAGGTTGAGCGCAAGAAGGCCGGCCAGAAGGGCGCCCGCGGCCGCTTCCAGTTCTCCAAACGCTGAACCGCCAGCGACAACGACACGGCTCGTTCCGCCGCCGCCCAATCGGGCGGCGGTTTGCTGTGTGAACCGCGTTCATGGACGCGCCACCTCCACTCGTCTCCCGCGGCGACCACTACAATCCCGCCATGCTCCCCTGGTTCATCGCGGCGGCGGCGTATGTCGTGGGCTCCATCCCCTTCGGCTACCTGATCGGCCGGATGAAGGGCATCGACATCCGCCAGCATGGCTCGAAGAACGTCGGGGCCACCAACGTCACGCGCGTGCTCGGACGTCCGCTGGGGCTGACGTGCTTCGCACTTGACGTGGTCAAGGGGGCGGCGCCGGTTGCGATCGCGGGTGCCATGCTGGGCATGCTGGGGCGGCCGCTGGTGACGATGACTGGCGACGGCGCGCTCGTGGGAGAGTCAGCCATCACCGCAGGCGAAATGGGACTGTGGCTCCTGGTCGCGGCGGCCGCCATCGCGGGACACATGTACTCGGTCTTCCTCGGCTTCAAGGGCGGAAAGGGCGTGGCCACCGGCTTCGGGGCCATGCTGGGCATGTGGCCCCTGCTCACCTACCCCGCGCTGGGCGCGCTGGCGGTCTGGGTGGCGACGGTGATGGCGAGCCGTTATGTCAGTCTCGCCAGCATGACCGCCGCCTGCCTGCTGCCGCTCCTGACGGCGTTGTCGGCGTGGCTGATGTCGGGGAGAAGCGAGGGAATCACTCGGGCGTGGCCGTTGATCCTGGTGACGATTCTGCTCGCCGTACTGGTGGTGTGGAAACACCGGGGGAACATCGAGCGCCTGCGCGATGGGACGGAGCCGAAGATCGGGAGGCGGCTCGCCCAGGCCGGTGGAAGCGCCGGGAATCGCGGGTAAAATCGCCTTCGACCAGCACCTTGGGGATTGGTGTAACGGTAGCACGACTGGCTCTGAACCAGTTAGTCAAGGTTCGAATCCTTGATCCCCAGTTTCGCCGCCTCTCGGGCGGCGTTTTCGTATCGGTGGGCTGTCGCCCTCGGCTGTTGGC includes the following:
- the rplM gene encoding 50S ribosomal protein L13, whose protein sequence is MPRQTTLAKPGDVTPQWRHFDADGQVLGRLATRIATVLMGKHRPEYTPHVLTGDMVVVTNAEKVVMTGKKLDQRVKTRYSNYPGGLKVETFRQVQAKHPQRLIEDAVRRMVPKGRLGKKIMGRLKVYAGPQHPHQPQQLIASN
- the rpsI gene encoding 30S ribosomal protein S9, translated to MSDSTATVAALAPRIKSGPDRQGWFRGTGRRKTAVARVRIKPGAGAIQINERELDKFFTEDRDRKNILAVLEKTGTHGKVDVQAQVHGGGFTGQAGAIVLGLGRALKRYDQSLESILRDNGFLTRDSREVERKKAGQKGARGRFQFSKR
- the plsY gene encoding glycerol-3-phosphate 1-O-acyltransferase PlsY, translating into MLPWFIAAAAYVVGSIPFGYLIGRMKGIDIRQHGSKNVGATNVTRVLGRPLGLTCFALDVVKGAAPVAIAGAMLGMLGRPLVTMTGDGALVGESAITAGEMGLWLLVAAAAIAGHMYSVFLGFKGGKGVATGFGAMLGMWPLLTYPALGALAVWVATVMASRYVSLASMTAACLLPLLTALSAWLMSGRSEGITRAWPLILVTILLAVLVVWKHRGNIERLRDGTEPKIGRRLAQAGGSAGNRG